Proteins from a single region of Rhodovibrio salinarum DSM 9154:
- a CDS encoding sulfotransferase family protein codes for MTQINQSSRGDVSFASFPPALFLIGAQKCATTYFATCLARHPQIAVAEPKEPDFFTRHQDRGLSWYRNCFPADEIGKVLLDASVSYSVAPSDERSAGPLVGVPERIHALRPDARIVYLVRDPVKRVHSAYWHAVMAGDESRPFMQAVLTNPWYLDASRYAWQLECYRRAFPDDAILVLRMDEMIADPLGTVDRVCRHIGLPQASGLEMPSNRVNASYRLRGAAHILPRGGISRRGAQAIANSARRLLPEPLYTRIKSMVTRDIPEMMPADRDAIAALLQTDVARFTQRYGIAFPPAVAGAPTYGEPASLPAGV; via the coding sequence ATGACCCAGATCAACCAATCATCGCGTGGCGACGTGTCATTTGCGTCGTTCCCGCCAGCCCTTTTCCTGATCGGGGCTCAAAAGTGTGCAACCACCTATTTTGCCACCTGCCTTGCTCGGCATCCGCAAATCGCGGTTGCTGAACCGAAGGAACCAGATTTTTTCACCCGTCATCAAGATCGCGGCCTTTCCTGGTATCGAAACTGCTTTCCGGCTGACGAGATCGGAAAGGTGCTACTGGACGCGTCTGTGAGCTACAGCGTTGCACCCAGCGATGAGCGATCCGCGGGGCCGCTTGTCGGGGTTCCGGAGCGAATCCACGCGCTCCGGCCAGATGCCAGGATCGTTTACCTGGTCCGCGATCCCGTGAAACGAGTGCACTCCGCTTATTGGCACGCAGTGATGGCGGGTGATGAATCTCGGCCGTTCATGCAGGCTGTCCTGACCAACCCCTGGTACCTCGATGCCAGCCGGTACGCTTGGCAACTCGAATGCTACCGGCGGGCTTTCCCCGACGATGCTATCCTCGTACTGCGGATGGATGAGATGATCGCCGACCCGCTGGGCACCGTCGACCGGGTGTGCCGCCATATCGGCTTGCCACAGGCCTCCGGGCTTGAGATGCCGAGCAACCGCGTGAACGCGAGCTACCGCCTTCGTGGGGCCGCCCACATCCTGCCCCGTGGCGGAATCTCCCGCCGCGGCGCGCAAGCGATCGCCAATAGCGCCCGGCGGCTGCTCCCCGAACCGCTCTATACGCGGATTAAGTCGATGGTCACCCGGGACATCCCAGAGATGATGCCGGCGGACCGTGACGCGATCGCTGCTCTGCTGCAGACTGATGTCGCACGGTTCACCCAGCGATATGGTATCGCTTTCCCGCCAGCGGTCGCAGGGGCGCCGACATATGGCGAGCCCGCGAGCCTGCCTGCCGGGGTGTGA